One window of Triplophysa rosa linkage group LG8, Trosa_1v2, whole genome shotgun sequence genomic DNA carries:
- the mrap2a gene encoding melanocortin-2 receptor accessory protein 2A: MPRLQYLNSTSVPNHNYEWSYEYYDDEEPVSFEGLKAHRYSIVIGFWVGLAVFVIFMFFVLTLLTKTGAPHPETAEPYEKRMRLTSCADGLSRQREVDAHAGLSRPLLDESRSLFHCYINEEEREGGRALIDAGGAAHGRTCSGDSRGQVETVGLVLQNMVMETREEREAALLAHFNIPNFVNSELSSALGDEDLLLGDPPIIMEEARPRCTHHFID, encoded by the exons ATGCCGAGGCTGCAGTATTTAAACAGCACAAGCGTGCCCAACCACAACTATGAATGGAGCTACGAATACTACGACGACGAAGAGCCCGTGTCTTTCGAGGGACTTAAAGCGCACCGAT ATTCCATTGTGATTGGCTTCTGGGTGGGTCTCGccgtttttgtcattttcatgttttttgttctCACCCTCCTCACCAAAACAGGAGCTCCGCATCCAGA AACTGCAGAGCCTTATGAAAAACGCATGCGTCTCACCAGCTGTGCAGACGGCTTGAGCCGCCAACGTGAGGTGGACGCCCATGCAGGTCTCTCTCGCCCTTTACTGGATGAATCTCGGTCTCTGTTTCACTGCTATATTAATGAAGAGGAACGAGAAGGGGGACGGGCCTTGATCGATGCTGGTGGGGCCGCTCACGGACGTACGTGCAGCGGCGACTCCAGAGGACAGGTGGAGACGGTTGGTCTTGTACTCCAGAATATGGTTATGGAGACCAGGGAAGAAAGAGAGGCTGCTCTATTGGCTCATTTCAACATTCCCAACTTTGTGAATTCCGAACTCAGCTCTGCACTGGGGGATGAAGATTTACTGCTGGGCGATCCACCAATCATAATGGAAGAGGCTCGTCCTCGCTGTACCCATCATTTTATTGACTAA